A genome region from Megalobrama amblycephala isolate DHTTF-2021 linkage group LG16, ASM1881202v1, whole genome shotgun sequence includes the following:
- the si:dkey-35i13.1 gene encoding uncharacterized protein C11orf87 homolog produces MSARTLERLALSIPHCALNGTARTNNGTCFDRVDQLFQAFSSTVVLFVLIAMIIGIIFVSVTTFHFHKSKMKKRKIQKAQEEYERDNCSPKAVKGKPAVRQCIMVRPPTAVRKSDPNTEDPGVTEDMRHSGQTKDDNLLESVAVS; encoded by the coding sequence ATGAGTGCCCGGACCTTGGAGAGACTGGCGCTTTCCATTCCCCACTGTGCCTTAAACGGAACCGCTCGGACCAACAATGGCACCTGCTTTGACCGGGTGGATCAGTTGTTCCAGGCGTTCTCGTCCACCGTCGTGCTTTTCGTGCTCATCGCGATGATCATTGGGATAATATTCGTGTCCGTCACGACCTTCCACTTTCACAAAAGCAAGATGAAAAAGCGCAAGATACAAAAAGCCCAGGAGGAATACGAGCGCGACAACTGCAGTCCCAAAGCGGTCAAAGGCAAGCCGGCGGTCCGGCAGTGCATCATGGTGAGACCCCCCACGGCAGTGCGGAAAAGTGATCCAAACACGGAAGATCCTGGCGTGACAGAGGACATGagacactcgggacagacgaaGGATGATAACTTGTTGGAATCGGTCGCTGTGTCTTGA